AGGTCGGCTTCGCGCACCGCCTCGTACTGCGCCCGCTCGTCGGGGATCGGGTCGGTGTTGCCCAGGTAGCTGATCCACCCGGTGCCGGTGTAGTCCCAGGACAGGTCGACGTCGCCGGTGATCAACGCCTGGCGGGCGCTGTTCGAGCCCTGGATGTTCGTCATGTCCCGCACGTCGGCGCCGGCCGCGACCAGGGCGACCTCGGCGATGTAGCCGAGGACCTGGTTCTCGGTGAAGTCCTTGGAGCCCACCGCGATGTCCAGCCCGGCCAGTTCGGGCACGGGTCGGATGGAGCCGGGCGCCACGTCGAACGGCAGCGCGAACGACGACTCCAACCCGCAGCCGGACGTCAGCAGCACCACCGCCGCGGCGGCCAGTCGGGTGATCCGCCTCATCGCAGCCCCTTCGGTCCCAGGTAGGTCTCGACGACCGCGCCGAGCCAGTCCACGAGCAGCGCGAGCCCGACCGCCAGCACGGCGCCGGTGACGAGCACCGGAACCCGGGCGAGCTTGTAGCCGGTGTCGATCAGCAATCCGAGGCCACCGCCGTTGACGAACACCGCGAGGGTGGCGACGCCGACCGCGTGCACCAGCGCGGTGCGCAGCCCGGCCAGGATCAGCGGCACGGCCAGCGGCAGTTCGATCCGGCGCAGCACGGTCCCGGCCGACATGCCGATGCCGCGACCGGCGTCGACCAGCGCCGGGTCGACGCCCTGGAGCCCGACCATGGTGTTCCGCAGCACCGGCAGCAGCGTGTAGAAGGCGATCGGCAGCACCGCCGCCCACAGCCCTTCCGTGCCCGACACCAGGAAGAACAGGACCAGGATGCCGATCGCCGGTGACGCCTGGCCGATCGTCGCGATGCCGAGGAACAGCGGCGCGGCCCGGCGTGCCCACCGACGGGTGAGCACGATCCCGAGCGGGACGGCCACGACGAGGACGAGCCCGGTCACCACGAGGCTGATCACCAGGTGGTCCCAGGTCGCGGACGCCAGGGCCGACGCGTTGATGCTCTGCCGCTCGATCGAGTCGAGGTCGCTGGTGAACGCCCAGAGCAGCACGCCGCCGACCAGCGCCACGACGACGAGCGGCTGGACCAGCAGGCGGAGCCGCTCCACGCGTTGTGGTGAGGCAGTCGAGGTCGCGGCCGTCACGCATCCACCTCCGCGTGCTCGT
This is a stretch of genomic DNA from Saccharothrix ecbatanensis. It encodes these proteins:
- a CDS encoding ABC transporter permease, which encodes MTAATSTASPQRVERLRLLVQPLVVVALVGGVLLWAFTSDLDSIERQSINASALASATWDHLVISLVVTGLVLVVAVPLGIVLTRRWARRAAPLFLGIATIGQASPAIGILVLFFLVSGTEGLWAAVLPIAFYTLLPVLRNTMVGLQGVDPALVDAGRGIGMSAGTVLRRIELPLAVPLILAGLRTALVHAVGVATLAVFVNGGGLGLLIDTGYKLARVPVLVTGAVLAVGLALLVDWLGAVVETYLGPKGLR